Proteins from a single region of Streptomyces sp. Tu 3180:
- a CDS encoding snapalysin family zinc-dependent metalloprotease, with translation MNVRTLTGGLAAALVMSFPLLGGQAAAAPSDDTAGPPAAARVLTYDASGSAEFASAVARGAAIWNESVDAVELRPAASGQRADIRVLADNGWPRALPTSLGKGTVYIGRQAVNQGYNTVRISSHELGHILGLPDRKPGPCSSLMSGSSAGTSCTNPYPNAAERAEVEENFAGAAAAGTPVPAPRPAVLVGD, from the coding sequence ATGAACGTCCGTACACTGACCGGCGGCCTGGCCGCGGCTCTGGTGATGTCCTTCCCCTTGCTGGGCGGTCAGGCCGCGGCCGCCCCGTCCGACGACACCGCGGGCCCTCCGGCCGCCGCCCGGGTGCTCACCTACGACGCCAGCGGCTCCGCGGAGTTCGCGTCCGCGGTCGCCCGGGGCGCGGCGATCTGGAACGAGAGCGTGGACGCCGTGGAGCTGCGCCCGGCCGCGTCCGGGCAGCGCGCCGACATCCGGGTGCTGGCGGACAACGGCTGGCCGCGCGCCCTGCCCACCTCCCTGGGCAAGGGCACCGTCTACATCGGGCGCCAGGCCGTGAACCAGGGCTACAACACGGTCCGCATCTCGTCCCACGAGCTCGGCCACATCCTGGGCCTGCCGGACCGCAAGCCCGGCCCCTGCTCCAGTCTGATGTCCGGTTCCAGCGCGGGGACCTCGTGCACGAACCCCTACCCGAACGCGGCGGAGAGGGCGGAGGTCGAGGAGAACTTCGCCGGAGCGGCCGCCGCCGGGACGCCGGTGCCGGCGCCGCGTCCGGCCGTCCTGGTCGGCGACTGA
- a CDS encoding ABC transporter substrate-binding protein — MNTTHHNRRNRRRTTGTVLAGTLALLLAATGCSSKAEGGDGGGDSADGVRTGPGVGADTIRLGALTDLTGPYATLGKSIVQAQQMWADEVNAEGGICDRKVEIVVKDHGYDVQKAVTAYADIAPDVVALPQVIGSPVVAALLDDIERDGMLTFPQAWAASLLGKDAIQVLGTTYDVDMIAAVDFLTRTKGLKKGDTIGHVYFEGDYGANALEGSTWAARKAGLKVVGQKIKATDTDLSAQVSALRKEGVKAVLISAGPAQTASLVGVAASRGLRVPVVSSAPGFAPQLMKTPAAPALAGMLNVVSAAPAVSSELPGVKRMVAAYEKKYPGSPVDSGVLSGYNAAQLMGAGLKKACEAGGLTREDVVKAHRSQKNADTGLGTAQNFSDTDRPASVETYVLKPDAKAVGGVVNAEDAHTAPGVEEYLSSR, encoded by the coding sequence GTGAACACCACGCACCACAACCGCCGCAACCGGCGCCGTACCACCGGGACCGTCCTCGCCGGCACCCTCGCCCTGCTGCTCGCGGCCACCGGATGCAGCTCCAAGGCGGAGGGCGGCGACGGGGGCGGCGACTCGGCCGACGGCGTCCGCACCGGCCCCGGCGTCGGCGCCGACACCATCAGACTGGGCGCCCTCACCGACCTGACCGGCCCCTACGCGACCCTCGGCAAGAGCATCGTGCAGGCCCAGCAGATGTGGGCCGACGAGGTCAACGCCGAGGGCGGCATCTGCGACCGCAAGGTGGAGATCGTCGTCAAGGACCACGGCTACGACGTGCAGAAGGCGGTCACCGCCTACGCCGACATCGCCCCCGACGTGGTCGCCCTGCCCCAGGTCATCGGGTCCCCGGTGGTCGCGGCGCTGCTGGACGACATCGAGCGCGACGGGATGCTCACCTTCCCGCAGGCCTGGGCGGCCTCCCTGCTCGGCAAGGACGCCATCCAGGTGCTGGGCACCACCTACGACGTCGACATGATCGCCGCGGTCGACTTCCTCACCCGGACGAAGGGCCTGAAGAAGGGCGACACGATCGGCCACGTCTACTTCGAGGGCGACTACGGCGCCAACGCGCTGGAGGGATCCACCTGGGCGGCGCGGAAGGCGGGCCTGAAGGTGGTCGGCCAGAAGATCAAGGCGACGGACACCGACCTGTCCGCGCAGGTCTCGGCCCTGCGCAAGGAAGGCGTGAAGGCCGTCCTGATCAGCGCCGGTCCCGCGCAGACGGCCTCCCTGGTCGGCGTCGCGGCCTCCCGCGGCCTGCGCGTCCCGGTCGTCAGCAGCGCCCCCGGCTTCGCGCCCCAGCTGATGAAGACCCCCGCGGCGCCGGCCCTGGCGGGCATGCTGAACGTGGTGAGCGCCGCGCCCGCGGTCAGCTCCGAACTGCCGGGCGTGAAGCGCATGGTGGCGGCGTACGAGAAGAAGTACCCGGGCTCGCCCGTCGACTCCGGCGTGCTGTCCGGCTACAACGCCGCACAGCTCATGGGCGCCGGCCTGAAGAAGGCCTGCGAGGCGGGCGGGCTCACCCGTGAGGACGTCGTCAAGGCGCACCGCTCCCAGAAGAACGCCGACACCGGCCTCGGCACGGCGCAGAACTTCTCCGACACCGACCGGCCCGCGAGCGTCGAGACGTATGTGCTCAAGCCCGACGCGAAGGCGGTCGGCGGCGTGGTGAACGCCGAGGACGCGCACACGGCCCCGGGCGTCGAGGAGTACCTGTCCTCGCGGTAG
- a CDS encoding S1 family peptidase, which translates to MRRTRLTHAGVAALLMIGSWTAAGTLPASANDAPASPPSASSTGSAPASAGLVRAMQRDFGLSRAEAEDRLAAERAATGLVPEARRTAGSAYGGAWFDAGSGKLTVAVTPDAGSSTVKALRDSGARVRTVEHSARRLDAAKSRIDRLDAPAGVSSWSVDPVANSVVVNVVSGERADNDVRRFVDRARAAGPVTVRTVPAAARTFAAGTVGGDPYYTGNVRCSIGFSVHGGFVTAGHCGGAGAGVRGWDGSYIGNFQGSSFPDNDYAWVNVGSGWWTVPVVLGWGTVPDRLVRGSAEAPVGASICRSGSTTRWHCGTVLAKNETVNYSQGAVHQMTKTSVCAEPGDSGGAFISGDQAQGVTSGGWGNCSGGGETWFQPVNEILNRYGLTLHTA; encoded by the coding sequence ATGAGACGCACCAGACTCACCCATGCCGGCGTGGCAGCCCTGCTCATGATCGGCAGCTGGACCGCCGCCGGCACCCTGCCCGCCTCGGCGAACGACGCCCCCGCCTCGCCCCCCTCCGCCTCGTCCACCGGCTCCGCACCCGCCTCCGCCGGCCTGGTGCGGGCGATGCAGCGGGACTTCGGCCTGTCCCGCGCCGAGGCCGAGGACCGGCTGGCCGCCGAGCGCGCGGCCACCGGACTCGTGCCCGAGGCCCGCAGGACCGCCGGATCCGCCTACGGCGGCGCCTGGTTCGACGCCGGGAGCGGGAAGCTGACCGTCGCCGTCACCCCGGACGCCGGCTCCTCGACCGTCAAGGCCCTGCGGGACTCCGGCGCCAGGGTCCGCACCGTCGAGCACAGCGCACGACGGCTCGACGCGGCCAAGTCCCGCATCGACCGCCTCGACGCGCCCGCGGGCGTCAGCAGCTGGTCCGTGGACCCGGTCGCCAACTCGGTCGTCGTGAACGTCGTCAGCGGCGAGCGGGCCGACAACGATGTCCGCCGGTTCGTCGACCGGGCCCGCGCGGCCGGTCCGGTCACGGTGCGGACCGTGCCGGCCGCGGCCCGCACCTTCGCGGCGGGAACGGTGGGCGGCGACCCCTACTACACCGGCAACGTCCGCTGCTCCATAGGCTTCTCGGTCCACGGGGGATTCGTCACCGCCGGGCACTGCGGCGGCGCCGGCGCCGGGGTCAGGGGCTGGGACGGCTCGTACATCGGCAACTTCCAGGGCTCCTCGTTCCCGGACAACGACTACGCGTGGGTCAACGTGGGCAGCGGCTGGTGGACGGTCCCGGTGGTGCTCGGCTGGGGCACGGTCCCGGACCGGCTGGTGCGCGGCTCGGCGGAGGCGCCGGTCGGCGCCTCGATCTGCCGGTCCGGCTCCACGACCCGCTGGCACTGCGGCACCGTGCTGGCGAAGAACGAGACCGTCAACTACAGCCAGGGCGCGGTGCACCAGATGACGAAGACGAGCGTCTGCGCCGAACCCGGCGACTCGGGCGGCGCGTTCATCAGCGGCGACCAGGCGCAGGGCGTCACCTCCGGTGGCTGGGGCAACTGCTCCGGCGGGGGTGAGACCTGGTTCCAGCCGGTCAACGAGATCCTCAACCGCTACGGGCTGACCCTGCACACGGCCTGA
- a CDS encoding metal-sensitive transcriptional regulator, producing MELELEGASLKAVLNRLRRAQGQISGVIRMIEEGRDCEEVVTQLAAASRALDRAGFAIIATGLQQCVADIESGRGNGEDAEEMRARLEKLFLSLA from the coding sequence GTGGAGCTGGAGCTCGAGGGTGCGAGTCTGAAGGCCGTGCTGAACCGGCTGCGCCGGGCGCAGGGCCAGATCTCCGGGGTGATCCGGATGATCGAGGAGGGACGCGACTGCGAGGAGGTCGTCACGCAGCTCGCCGCCGCCTCCCGCGCGCTGGACCGGGCCGGGTTCGCGATCATCGCCACGGGACTGCAGCAGTGCGTGGCCGACATCGAGTCCGGCCGCGGGAACGGCGAGGACGCCGAGGAGATGCGCGCCCGGCTGGAGAAGCTGTTCCTGTCGCTGGCGTGA
- the rpmG gene encoding 50S ribosomal protein L33 has translation MTNRGARPVVTLRSTAGTGVTYTTRKNRLNDPDRLVLRKYDPVAREHVVFRETR, from the coding sequence ATGACGAACAGGGGTGCGCGCCCGGTCGTGACACTGAGGTCGACGGCGGGGACCGGCGTGACGTACACGACCCGGAAGAACCGCCTGAACGACCCCGACCGGCTGGTCCTGCGCAAGTACGACCCGGTGGCCCGGGAACACGTCGTGTTCCGCGAGACCCGCTGA
- the mgrA gene encoding L-glyceraldehyde 3-phosphate reductase, whose protein sequence is MNHVPHPERYDGTMRYRRTGRSGLDLPLLSLGYWHNFGDDRPFETQREIALRAFDLGITHHDLANNYGPPYGAAEINFGRLMKQDLAPYRDELVISTKAGWDMWPGPYGQGGGSRKYLLASLDQSLKRMGLEYVDIFYSHRLDATTPLEETMGALDTAVRQGKALYVGISSYDAERTREAVGILRDLGTPLLIHQPSYNMLNRWIETEGLLDVAQEEGFGIIGFTALAQGLLTGRYLDGVPRDSRAAAGKSFDTAWLTDDMLRRLRALDGIASRRGQTLAQMALAWALRDPRVTSLVIGASRTEQLEQNVAALENLDFSDEELAEIDTHATDGGVDLWREARLGNLG, encoded by the coding sequence ATGAACCACGTCCCCCATCCCGAGCGCTACGACGGCACCATGCGCTACCGGCGCACCGGCCGCTCGGGGCTCGACCTCCCCCTGCTGTCCCTGGGCTACTGGCACAACTTCGGCGACGACCGGCCCTTCGAGACCCAGCGCGAGATCGCCCTGCGCGCCTTCGACCTCGGCATCACCCACCACGACCTGGCGAACAACTACGGTCCGCCCTACGGCGCCGCCGAGATCAACTTCGGCCGGCTGATGAAGCAGGACCTCGCCCCGTACCGGGACGAGCTGGTGATCTCCACCAAGGCCGGCTGGGACATGTGGCCCGGCCCCTACGGCCAGGGCGGCGGCTCCCGCAAGTACCTGCTCGCCTCGCTGGACCAGTCCCTGAAGCGCATGGGGCTGGAGTACGTGGACATCTTCTACTCCCACCGCCTCGACGCCACCACTCCGCTCGAGGAGACCATGGGCGCGCTCGACACCGCGGTCCGCCAGGGCAAGGCGCTCTACGTCGGCATCTCCTCCTACGACGCCGAGCGCACCCGCGAGGCGGTGGGCATCCTGCGGGACCTCGGGACCCCGCTGCTGATCCACCAGCCGTCGTACAACATGCTGAACCGCTGGATCGAGACGGAGGGGCTGCTGGACGTGGCCCAGGAGGAGGGCTTCGGGATCATCGGCTTCACCGCGCTCGCCCAGGGCCTGCTGACCGGGCGCTACCTGGACGGCGTCCCGCGGGACTCGCGGGCCGCGGCGGGCAAGTCGTTCGACACCGCCTGGCTGACGGACGACATGCTGCGCCGCCTCCGCGCCCTCGACGGCATCGCATCCCGTCGCGGGCAGACCCTCGCCCAGATGGCGCTGGCCTGGGCCCTGCGGGACCCGCGCGTGACCTCGCTGGTCATCGGCGCGTCCCGCACCGAGCAGCTGGAGCAGAACGTCGCCGCGCTGGAGAACCTCGACTTCAGCGACGAGGAACTGGCCGAGATCGACACCCACGCCACCGACGGCGGTGTCGACCTGTGGCGTGAGGCGAGGCTGGGCAACCTCGGCTGA
- a CDS encoding lipase family protein codes for MSRLSSVLTTVVATTACMCATAPSAAASDPVVSRGVTVPAFYTPPAELPSADGALIRHEPLRLGLSLPGLDGRPLPGTATRLMYTSTDSSGERVAVTGAYIEPSADWRGDGPRPLVVVGSGTMGQGDQCAPSLALEHPLALGGGSVSVGYDNLAVYRLLATGAAVVVTDYVGLGATDRLHTYVSRVDQGHAMLDAARAARAVPGASVTAASRVGMYGYSQGGGASASAAELQRTYAPEVNLVGTYSGAPPADLAEVMKGVDGSALAAALGWAINGFAQAEPGLRDVVERNVNATGRAALEDVSTACVGDGIFGHGFTRSTEWTSSGRSLAEVMAGEPRARAVLDRQRLGALRPTGPVRLTTGVQDDIVPHAQSRQLAVDWCRKGADVTYKAVVLPNLGDKLLTNHLAPLLTDQGDAISWLADRLAGEPAASNCRSMPLQP; via the coding sequence GTGAGCCGTCTGAGCAGTGTGCTGACCACCGTCGTCGCCACGACCGCCTGCATGTGCGCGACCGCCCCGTCGGCCGCCGCGAGCGACCCCGTCGTGTCCCGCGGCGTGACCGTCCCCGCCTTCTACACCCCGCCCGCCGAGCTGCCGTCGGCCGACGGCGCGCTGATCCGGCACGAGCCGCTGCGCCTCGGCCTGAGCCTGCCCGGTCTCGACGGCCGGCCGCTGCCCGGCACGGCCACCCGCCTGATGTACACGTCCACCGACTCGTCCGGGGAGCGGGTCGCGGTGACCGGCGCCTACATCGAGCCGTCCGCGGACTGGAGGGGCGACGGCCCCCGGCCCCTGGTCGTCGTGGGCTCGGGAACCATGGGTCAGGGCGACCAGTGCGCGCCCTCGCTCGCGCTGGAGCACCCGCTGGCCCTCGGCGGGGGGAGCGTGTCGGTCGGGTACGACAACCTGGCGGTCTACCGCCTCCTGGCCACCGGTGCGGCCGTCGTCGTCACGGACTACGTCGGTCTCGGCGCGACCGACCGGCTCCACACCTACGTCAGCCGCGTCGACCAGGGCCACGCCATGCTGGACGCCGCGCGGGCGGCGCGCGCCGTGCCGGGTGCGTCCGTCACGGCCGCCTCCCGGGTGGGGATGTACGGCTACAGCCAGGGCGGCGGCGCCAGCGCCTCCGCGGCCGAGCTCCAGCGGACGTACGCGCCCGAGGTGAATCTCGTCGGCACCTACAGCGGTGCGCCGCCCGCCGACCTGGCGGAGGTCATGAAGGGCGTCGACGGCAGCGCCCTGGCCGCCGCGCTGGGCTGGGCGATCAACGGTTTCGCGCAGGCCGAGCCCGGCCTGCGCGACGTCGTCGAGAGGAACGTCAACGCCACGGGACGGGCCGCGCTGGAGGACGTCTCCACCGCCTGCGTGGGTGACGGGATCTTCGGTCACGGCTTCACCAGGAGCACCGAGTGGACGTCGAGCGGCAGGAGCCTCGCGGAGGTCATGGCCGGCGAGCCCCGCGCCCGGGCCGTCCTCGACAGGCAGCGCCTGGGCGCGCTGAGGCCCACGGGACCGGTCCGGCTGACCACCGGCGTCCAGGACGACATCGTGCCGCACGCGCAGTCCCGGCAACTGGCGGTCGACTGGTGCCGCAAGGGCGCCGACGTCACCTACAAGGCCGTCGTCCTGCCGAACCTCGGCGACAAGCTCCTCACCAACCACCTGGCACCGCTCCTCACCGACCAGGGCGACGCGATCTCCTGGCTGGCCGACCGGCTGGCGGGCGAGCCGGCCGCCTCCAACTGCCGGAGCATGCCGCTGCAGCCCTGA
- a CDS encoding TetR/AcrR family transcriptional regulator yields MSDQSAGRPARRTKAAPRTPRSPEARRRQQDILHIAMDTFAARGYNNASLAEIAERAGLTQAGVLHYFRSKSLLLTSVLELRDRTDIGRPGSERPRGLAFLRHLVDTAHRNAEREGIVRLYAVLSAESVTDDHPAQTYFRDRYTGLRAFVADALVEACGLPEAATGRAHDAANAVIAVMDGLQVQWLLAPDSVDMAASTDLVITSLLAALAPDRFGPGDGRAPSDD; encoded by the coding sequence GTGAGTGACCAGTCGGCGGGCCGGCCCGCCCGCAGGACCAAGGCCGCCCCCCGCACGCCCCGCAGCCCGGAAGCACGGCGACGGCAGCAGGACATCCTGCACATCGCCATGGACACGTTCGCCGCCCGCGGCTACAACAACGCCTCACTCGCGGAGATCGCCGAGCGCGCCGGGCTGACCCAGGCCGGCGTCCTGCACTACTTCCGGTCCAAGTCGCTGCTGCTCACCAGCGTTCTCGAACTGCGCGACCGGACCGACATCGGCCGGCCGGGGTCCGAGCGCCCCCGGGGGCTCGCCTTCCTGCGCCATCTCGTCGACACCGCCCACCGCAACGCCGAGCGGGAGGGCATCGTCCGGCTCTACGCCGTCCTGTCGGCGGAGTCCGTCACCGACGACCATCCCGCGCAGACGTACTTCCGTGACCGCTACACCGGACTGCGCGCCTTCGTCGCCGACGCGCTGGTCGAGGCGTGCGGGCTGCCCGAGGCCGCCACCGGACGCGCGCACGACGCGGCGAACGCGGTCATCGCCGTCATGGACGGCCTGCAGGTCCAGTGGCTGCTGGCCCCGGACTCCGTGGACATGGCCGCCTCGACGGACCTGGTCATCACCTCGCTGCTGGCCGCACTGGCCCCGGACCGCTTCGGCCCCGGGGACGGGCGGGCACCCTCGGACGACTGA
- the ykgO gene encoding type B 50S ribosomal protein L36: MKVRASLRSLKSRPGAQIVRRRGTVFVIDKKEPRFKARQG; encoded by the coding sequence ATGAAGGTGCGCGCGTCGTTGCGCTCGCTGAAGTCGAGGCCCGGGGCGCAGATCGTGCGCCGGCGGGGCACCGTCTTCGTGATCGACAAGAAGGAACCGCGCTTCAAGGCCCGCCAGGGCTGA
- a CDS encoding MSMEG_6728 family protein has protein sequence MQTFLPYPDFCASALVLDRRRLGKQRVEALQVLRGLTVPGYGWRRHPAVRMWTGYEEALVRYGLEICRVWRDRGHQDSCAATLVADLAAVRPGLPVRDQPELDRAGELPPWLGDDALHRSHRSALVRKDPAFYGELFPGEPDDLPYVWPASDRDPEAVAD, from the coding sequence ATGCAGACGTTCCTGCCGTATCCCGACTTCTGCGCGTCGGCCCTGGTGCTCGACCGGCGCCGGCTCGGCAAGCAGCGGGTCGAGGCGCTCCAGGTGCTGCGCGGTCTGACCGTCCCCGGCTACGGCTGGCGGCGGCATCCGGCGGTGCGCATGTGGACCGGCTACGAGGAGGCGCTGGTGCGCTACGGCCTGGAGATCTGCCGGGTCTGGCGCGACCGGGGCCACCAGGACAGCTGCGCCGCCACGCTCGTCGCCGATCTCGCCGCCGTCCGGCCCGGGCTGCCGGTGCGCGACCAGCCGGAGCTGGACCGGGCCGGTGAGCTGCCGCCCTGGCTCGGGGACGACGCCCTGCACCGCAGTCACCGCTCGGCGCTGGTGCGCAAGGACCCGGCCTTCTACGGGGAGCTCTTCCCCGGTGAACCGGACGACCTGCCCTACGTCTGGCCGGCGTCCGACCGCGACCCGGAGGCGGTGGCCGACTGA